Proteins encoded in a region of the Streptomyces sp. NBC_00513 genome:
- a CDS encoding pyridoxal phosphate-dependent aminotransferase, with amino-acid sequence MTDNPHSYKWTMYPGKIPLSFGDMDFDPDPRVLDAIQERMKWPLAYPPPHRSSGVAKRIGDYYLDHYGLHIPSDSLWLGTGCLSQSFHVLRSLAAQGDEVLYWSPAFKHIRSAIEASGATPVPLDAGPAISHTSLEEAITPRTRAVYLVNPHNPTGRSYSRPELEAVRDVAERHGLVVVTNELHSRLVLDGQHVPFASLGGTAAELSITLSGASKSHNLAAVGGSFAFSHSSVLLGKVMADSAHYCQEATGLQQAALSAAYDGDSPWLLDARDRLRQARDHLISALHTGLPRLKIRVPQATYFIWADFSAYLSAGESAHQVLDEQCGVIAAAGESFGAPPTWARLSYSLTDDVLARAARLIIAGLTHPSRSPEPTTASHKEDK; translated from the coding sequence ATGACGGACAATCCACACTCCTACAAGTGGACGATGTACCCCGGGAAGATCCCCCTCAGCTTCGGGGACATGGACTTCGATCCGGACCCGAGGGTGCTGGACGCGATCCAGGAACGCATGAAATGGCCGCTCGCCTACCCTCCCCCGCATCGTTCGAGCGGGGTGGCGAAGCGCATCGGCGACTACTACCTCGACCACTACGGACTGCACATTCCCTCCGACTCCCTCTGGCTGGGAACAGGCTGTCTGTCGCAGAGCTTCCACGTCCTCCGCTCCCTCGCCGCACAAGGAGACGAAGTCCTCTACTGGTCACCGGCGTTCAAGCACATCCGCAGCGCGATCGAGGCGTCGGGAGCGACCCCCGTCCCGCTCGACGCCGGCCCTGCCATCAGCCACACCTCGCTGGAGGAGGCGATCACTCCGCGGACGAGAGCCGTCTATCTCGTCAATCCGCACAACCCGACGGGGCGAAGCTACTCCCGCCCGGAACTGGAAGCCGTCCGAGACGTGGCCGAGCGCCATGGGCTGGTCGTGGTGACCAATGAACTGCACAGCCGTCTCGTCCTCGACGGGCAGCACGTGCCCTTCGCCTCGCTCGGCGGGACCGCCGCAGAGCTGAGTATCACTCTCTCTGGCGCTTCGAAGTCCCACAACCTCGCAGCGGTCGGCGGCTCCTTCGCCTTCTCGCACTCCTCCGTGTTGCTCGGCAAGGTGATGGCCGACTCGGCTCACTACTGCCAAGAGGCAACAGGCCTGCAACAGGCCGCGTTGAGCGCGGCATACGACGGCGACAGCCCCTGGCTGCTCGACGCGCGCGACCGGCTGAGGCAGGCCCGTGACCACCTGATATCCGCCCTGCATACAGGGCTGCCGCGCCTGAAGATCAGAGTCCCGCAGGCCACGTACTTCATCTGGGCGGACTTCAGCGCTTATTTGAGCGCGGGGGAGTCGGCCCACCAGGTGCTCGACGAGCAGTGCGGTGTCATCGCTGCCGCGGGGGAGTCCTTCGGCGCGCCACCGACCTGGGCCCGGCTCTCCTACTCCCTGACGGACGATGTACTGGCCCGAGCTGCCAGACTGATCATCGCAGGGCTCACACACCCTTCCCGCAGTCCGGAACCCACAACAGCTTCCCACAAGGAGGACAAATGA
- a CDS encoding SagB/ThcOx family dehydrogenase: MLVRAVDPLFIQPDATGIQVSSPLVPARLRIGPETAELLISARTPLPVPEAESGTTSSLLAAVEQLLALGFLVKVDDEPVSGAPSPWDAWGPVAWWFHQRTRNVTFLSEERKVRDFRSELLTRPRPSGYAHPGPETPVLLLPRVRQPMTMSFQDVLEQRRTHRTFTDQPVSLDALATLLHYSFAPLRFSDCGDLGVTQLRAAATGGARHETDAYVVVFDVQDVSPGLYRYDAIRHGLVPVDARADREAWEGLTSRQGFFTTGSFALITVAVAERMSWKYRHARAYRFLMQDVGHVAQVVSMTATALGLGAAITGAFQDDLVDQALGLDPGSEFATFVMVCGTPRTRTDGMPLDSDFPSKPWVLS; the protein is encoded by the coding sequence ATGCTGGTTCGCGCGGTAGACCCGCTGTTCATCCAACCCGATGCCACCGGCATCCAGGTATCGAGCCCGCTGGTGCCCGCACGGCTCCGGATAGGGCCCGAAACCGCCGAGCTCCTGATCAGTGCGCGGACCCCGCTGCCTGTACCCGAGGCTGAGTCCGGCACCACGTCCTCCTTACTGGCAGCGGTGGAGCAGCTGCTCGCGCTGGGCTTTCTGGTCAAGGTGGACGACGAACCCGTATCGGGGGCCCCGAGCCCGTGGGATGCCTGGGGGCCCGTCGCTTGGTGGTTTCACCAGCGCACCAGGAACGTGACCTTCCTCTCGGAGGAGAGGAAGGTCAGGGACTTCCGGAGCGAGTTGCTCACCCGGCCCCGGCCGAGCGGTTATGCACACCCGGGCCCGGAGACTCCGGTGCTCCTGCTTCCCCGGGTTCGCCAGCCGATGACCATGTCTTTCCAGGACGTACTGGAACAACGACGCACCCACCGCACCTTCACGGATCAGCCGGTGTCGCTTGACGCCCTCGCGACATTGCTCCACTACTCCTTCGCCCCACTCCGCTTCTCCGACTGCGGCGATCTGGGCGTCACCCAGCTGCGGGCCGCGGCCACGGGCGGTGCTCGGCACGAGACCGACGCCTACGTGGTCGTCTTCGATGTCCAGGACGTTTCACCCGGCCTGTACCGCTATGACGCGATCCGCCACGGCCTTGTCCCAGTCGATGCCCGAGCCGACCGAGAAGCCTGGGAAGGGCTGACTTCGCGGCAGGGCTTCTTCACCACAGGAAGCTTTGCTCTGATCACCGTCGCAGTTGCTGAACGGATGTCCTGGAAGTACCGGCACGCACGCGCCTATCGCTTCCTCATGCAGGACGTCGGCCACGTGGCACAGGTAGTGTCCATGACGGCTACTGCACTCGGCCTGGGTGCTGCTATCACCGGCGCGTTCCAGGACGACTTGGTCGATCAGGCGCTGGGGCTCGACCCGGGCTCGGAGTTCGCCACCTTCGTCATGGTCTGCGGCACTCCTCGGACCAGGACCGACGGCATGCCGCTCGACTCCGATTTCCCCAGCAAACCCTGGGTGCTGAGCTGA
- the galE gene encoding UDP-glucose 4-epimerase GalE — protein sequence MKVLISGGAGYIGSTIASACLDGGITPVILDSLITGKREFTAGREFYEGDIADGKVVDRVFRDHPDIRMVIHCAALIVVPESVADPVGYYEANVAKSLAFVSHLIRNNCTRLIFSSSASIYGSSDDFTVDEQSPLDPQSPYARTKAVCEGMFADIAEAGHLRVLSLRYFNPIGADPAMRTGLQLERPSHALGKLIEAHEAGTAFQVTGTNYLTRDGSGIRDYIHVWDLATAHVAAARMFDGSDDITSTAINLGTGDGTTVRELVNSFNDIVDTPVKVTDAPPRPGDIAGAYTRSGRATELLAWTPKYTVADGIRHSLTWMRIRS from the coding sequence ATGAAGGTTCTAATTTCCGGCGGAGCCGGATATATCGGCAGCACGATCGCTTCGGCGTGTCTCGACGGAGGGATCACCCCGGTCATCCTTGACAGCCTCATCACCGGGAAGCGCGAGTTCACGGCGGGTCGTGAATTCTACGAAGGAGACATCGCTGACGGGAAGGTCGTGGATCGCGTCTTCCGCGACCACCCGGACATCCGAATGGTCATCCACTGTGCCGCCCTCATCGTCGTCCCTGAATCGGTCGCCGACCCGGTCGGATACTACGAGGCGAACGTCGCCAAAAGCCTGGCCTTCGTCTCTCATCTCATCCGAAACAACTGCACGCGACTGATCTTCAGCTCCTCGGCGTCCATCTACGGCAGCAGTGATGACTTCACCGTCGACGAGCAGTCACCGCTGGACCCGCAGAGTCCGTACGCGCGCACCAAGGCAGTCTGCGAGGGCATGTTCGCCGACATCGCGGAGGCCGGGCACCTCCGTGTCCTCTCGCTGCGCTACTTCAACCCCATCGGGGCCGACCCCGCGATGCGTACTGGGCTCCAACTGGAGCGGCCAAGTCATGCTCTGGGCAAGCTCATTGAAGCGCATGAGGCCGGTACGGCCTTCCAGGTCACCGGTACGAACTACCTGACCAGGGATGGATCCGGTATCCGGGACTACATCCACGTATGGGATCTGGCCACCGCGCACGTCGCCGCCGCCCGCATGTTCGACGGTTCCGACGACATCACGTCCACAGCCATCAACCTGGGGACCGGCGACGGCACCACGGTCCGTGAGCTGGTGAACTCTTTCAACGACATCGTCGACACACCGGTAAAGGTGACCGACGCCCCGCCCCGCCCCGGAGACATCGCTGGCGCGTACACACGCAGCGGCCGCGCGACAGAACTCCTGGCCTGGACACCGAAGTACACCGTCGCCGACGGCATCCGCCACTCCCTCACATGGATGCGCATCCGCTCCTAG
- a CDS encoding transposase, whose translation MTSPYDPDSRNTVKRGAAWDGYKVHITETCDAKETGQPNRITHVVTTDATVGDPVVVDEIHDQLDAKGLLPGEHPMDAGYISAKLLLTAPSQRDVRVIGPVRPMTRRTVQATGYDKASFSIDSDARRAICPAGAHSRYWTEGLDNNQRSASASPPRPARLAPPAGRLDTLRSSAHRPPTRSRRRPERVRAEQTTEEWKAVYAIRSGVEGTIHQAVTAAGTRRTRYTGLRKTTLAHVLTATAVNLLRLDAWWTGQPLAPTRTSHLAALDLAA comes from the coding sequence ATCACCTCGCCCTACGACCCCGACTCCCGCAACACCGTCAAGCGCGGCGCGGCCTGGGACGGCTACAAGGTCCACATCACCGAGACCTGCGACGCCAAGGAGACCGGCCAACCGAACCGGATCACCCATGTGGTGACCACGGACGCCACGGTCGGCGACCCCGTGGTCGTCGACGAGATCCACGACCAGCTCGACGCCAAGGGCCTGCTGCCGGGCGAACACCCGATGGACGCCGGCTACATCTCCGCGAAGCTCCTGCTGACGGCGCCCAGCCAGCGAGATGTCCGCGTCATCGGCCCGGTCCGGCCCATGACCCGCCGCACCGTCCAGGCAACCGGCTACGACAAGGCGTCCTTCAGTATCGACTCGGACGCTCGCCGGGCAATCTGCCCCGCCGGCGCCCACAGCCGCTACTGGACCGAAGGGCTCGACAACAACCAGCGATCCGCATCCGCTTCGCCACCGAGACCTGCGCGCCTTGCCCCTCCCGCGGGCCGACTCGACACGCTACGGTCGTCAGCTCACCGTCCGCCCACAAGATCAAGACGCCGTCCTGAACGTGTCCGCGCCGAGCAGACCACCGAGGAATGGAAGGCCGTCTACGCGATCCGCTCCGGCGTCGAAGGCACGATCCACCAGGCGGTCACGGCCGCCGGCACCCGAAGAACCCGCTACACAGGACTACGGAAGACCACCCTCGCACACGTCCTCACAGCTACCGCCGTCAACCTGCTCCGACTCGATGCCTGGTGGACTGGACAACCGCTCGCCCCCACTCGGACATCACACCTCGCCGCCCTCGACCTCGCCGCGTGA
- a CDS encoding 2OG-Fe(II) oxygenase, whose amino-acid sequence MCPYARRSGWWSGARRGGHYRIHTDASRVRDVGTALSAVYYLHHRPRGFEGGQLRLYDTLIYGGEARPAETYRTVEPEHDTLVFFPASAFHEVVPSTCPSGRFADHRFTLTTWISGAGPAGTAAPGTPSRIRQWMARAAEHTRPLADVTHDHDGARPTALPTTRLTPHRGLNAALPGGAGPSAATERTARALGLEQGRTVVVRLADGESVTLRIGAVLPDDPERGDFVVTRDLVRAHDPAALTDDIFVPADARASAPGPTGGG is encoded by the coding sequence GTGTGCCCTTATGCGAGGAGAAGCGGGTGGTGGTCCGGCGCACGGCGAGGGGGCCACTACCGCATCCACACCGACGCCTCACGCGTCCGCGACGTCGGCACGGCCCTGTCCGCGGTGTACTACCTCCACCACCGGCCCCGCGGCTTCGAGGGCGGTCAGCTGCGGCTGTACGACACCCTGATCTACGGCGGCGAGGCGCGGCCGGCGGAGACCTACCGCACCGTCGAACCCGAGCACGACACCCTCGTGTTCTTCCCCGCCAGCGCCTTCCACGAGGTCGTCCCCTCGACCTGCCCCAGCGGGAGGTTCGCCGACCACCGGTTCACCCTCACGACGTGGATCAGCGGTGCCGGGCCCGCCGGGACGGCCGCGCCTGGCACCCCGTCCCGGATCCGGCAGTGGATGGCCCGCGCCGCCGAGCACACCCGCCCCCTCGCGGACGTCACCCACGACCACGACGGCGCCCGCCCCACCGCACTCCCCACCACCCGCCTCACCCCGCACCGAGGCCTGAACGCCGCCCTCCCGGGCGGTGCGGGCCCGTCGGCGGCGACCGAGCGGACCGCGCGGGCGCTGGGCCTGGAGCAGGGCCGGACCGTCGTGGTCCGCTTGGCCGACGGCGAGAGCGTCACCCTGCGGATCGGCGCGGTCCTGCCGGACGACCCGGAACGCGGAGACTTCGTGGTGACCCGTGACCTCGTACGCGCCCACGACCCGGCCGCCCTCACCGACGACATCTTCGTCCCAGCCGACGCCCGGGCGTCGGCCCCCGGGCCGACCGGGGGCGGGTGA
- the cpt gene encoding chloramphenicol phosphotransferase CPT produces MKTQVIVVNGGSSAGKSGIVRCLQAVLPDPWLALGTDVLVEAMPASMRASDGGIEFAPDGEVTVGPEFRTLEAAWIEGVAAMVRAGARVIVDEVFLGGASSQRRWQDALGELPVLWVGVRCDAAVAAGREVARGDRTVGMAASQAEAVHRGVTYDLEVDTTSAEAMGCARTIATHVK; encoded by the coding sequence GTGAAGACTCAGGTGATCGTGGTCAACGGTGGTTCCAGCGCGGGGAAGTCCGGGATCGTCCGGTGTCTGCAGGCGGTCCTGCCGGATCCGTGGCTGGCCCTCGGGACGGACGTGCTGGTCGAGGCGATGCCGGCGTCCATGCGGGCGTCGGACGGCGGGATCGAGTTCGCTCCGGACGGGGAGGTGACCGTCGGCCCCGAGTTCCGGACGCTGGAGGCGGCGTGGATCGAGGGGGTCGCCGCGATGGTCCGTGCGGGCGCGCGGGTCATCGTCGACGAGGTCTTCCTCGGCGGGGCCTCCTCGCAGCGGCGGTGGCAGGACGCCCTCGGCGAACTGCCGGTGCTGTGGGTCGGCGTCAGGTGCGACGCGGCAGTGGCCGCCGGCCGCGAGGTCGCTCGGGGCGACCGGACCGTCGGCATGGCCGCGTCCCAGGCGGAAGCGGTCCACCGGGGCGTGACATACGACCTGGAGGTCGACACCACCTCCGCGGAGGCGATGGGATGCGCACGGACCATCGCCACACACGTCAAATGA
- a CDS encoding ferredoxin has translation MVTHAQETSWRIHLDSARCTGAGTCSALAGHVFQMDLRETRVIAAVTAPDSRTLDATQCCPTAAITIRDGRTGALIAGEDG, from the coding sequence ATGGTGACGCACGCACAGGAAACGTCGTGGCGGATCCACCTCGACTCGGCACGCTGCACCGGTGCGGGGACCTGCTCAGCCCTGGCAGGGCACGTGTTCCAGATGGATCTGCGGGAGACCAGAGTCATCGCCGCGGTAACAGCACCGGACTCAAGGACGCTGGACGCCACCCAGTGCTGCCCCACCGCAGCCATCACGATCCGGGACGGCCGCACCGGCGCACTGATCGCAGGCGAGGACGGCTGA
- a CDS encoding 4'-phosphopantetheinyl transferase superfamily protein, giving the protein MQPSPEFTGPPPGWTSSAWPTARPRPAEGSADLWLLRVPAAGLPTADLDRSALDAGERARAAGFAHSLDRDRYTAAHLALRRVLSAYRGVPPAELRFLREPCPCCDAPHGRPALAGPDAPHFSLSHTGDLVLIAVAGRPVGVDVEGVPAPHRAATVGEALHPAERSQIRGAPPSSRPAVFARLWARKEAYLKGLGTGLGRGPDLDYLGDPAPGAPARPPGWTVQDLPAGPHHAAALALAQPRTTAPALTLHTHFLGARAGNAESGSAAIFPPPLP; this is encoded by the coding sequence GTGCAGCCCTCCCCGGAGTTCACCGGCCCGCCGCCGGGCTGGACCTCCTCAGCCTGGCCGACGGCGCGACCGCGGCCGGCCGAGGGCTCCGCGGACCTGTGGCTCCTGCGCGTCCCCGCCGCGGGACTGCCCACGGCGGACCTGGACCGGTCCGCGCTGGACGCCGGGGAACGCGCCCGGGCGGCCGGCTTCGCCCACTCCCTCGACCGGGACCGCTACACGGCCGCGCACCTCGCCCTGCGCCGGGTGCTCTCCGCGTACCGGGGCGTGCCCCCGGCGGAGCTGAGGTTCCTGCGCGAACCCTGCCCGTGCTGCGACGCACCGCACGGCCGGCCCGCCCTGGCCGGCCCCGACGCACCGCACTTCTCCCTGTCCCACACCGGTGACCTGGTGCTGATCGCGGTGGCCGGACGGCCGGTCGGCGTCGACGTGGAAGGAGTCCCGGCACCGCACAGGGCGGCCACCGTCGGCGAGGCGCTGCACCCGGCCGAGCGGAGCCAGATCCGCGGCGCACCGCCGTCGTCGCGCCCTGCGGTCTTCGCCCGGCTGTGGGCCCGTAAGGAGGCGTACCTGAAGGGCCTCGGCACCGGCCTGGGCCGCGGCCCGGACCTGGACTACCTCGGCGACCCCGCCCCCGGCGCCCCGGCCCGCCCGCCCGGCTGGACGGTCCAGGACCTCCCGGCCGGCCCGCACCACGCGGCGGCCCTGGCCCTCGCCCAGCCCCGGACCACCGCCCCCGCCCTCACCCTCCACACCCATTTCCTCGGCGCGCGAGCCGGAAATGCGGAGAGTGGCTCGGCTGCCATCTTTCCGCCGCCCCTCCCGTGA
- a CDS encoding cytochrome P450 encodes MTCPVTGAGGPSAPAYPFSDLHTLDLEPEYAQLHQQGGGLHRATMPYGGQAWLAIRYEDVRQILADPRFSRSAANTGQAPRLSSEVLPSSSMMAMDAPEHTRIRRILAKHFTVPRIEALRGRATTLVDQLIDNMTGSKPADLLTGLALPFPLLMVCELLGVPAEGRDTFADFSAALRSRTMSQRHREAARNQFEEWTARHLLFARGAEAGGSLLHELLEPDAVGRSPLDVREAVDVAIALLVGGVGSPSTLLASGICTLLRRPDVVRAIVADEALIPAAVEELMRLVPVGVGGGFVRVATEDLTLSGTLVRRGEAVVPAMPAANRDPSVFPDPDDFKLDRPTTPRHLGLGHGTHHCIGAHLARVELQTAIGRLFSRLPGLRLAVPEDQLRWHRGLVVRELKELPVTW; translated from the coding sequence GCGCGGGTGGGCCGAGCGCCCCTGCGTACCCGTTCTCGGACCTCCACACACTCGACCTGGAGCCGGAGTATGCACAGCTGCACCAGCAAGGCGGCGGTCTGCACCGGGCTACTATGCCCTACGGCGGTCAGGCGTGGCTCGCGATCCGCTACGAGGATGTACGGCAGATCCTGGCCGACCCCCGGTTCTCGCGCTCCGCCGCCAACACCGGGCAGGCGCCGCGGCTGTCCTCCGAGGTACTGCCCAGCAGTTCCATGATGGCCATGGACGCCCCCGAGCACACACGGATACGCCGCATCCTGGCCAAGCACTTCACCGTTCCCCGGATCGAAGCGCTCCGCGGACGGGCCACCACCCTTGTCGACCAGCTGATCGACAACATGACCGGCAGCAAGCCTGCTGATCTGCTGACAGGCCTCGCTCTGCCGTTCCCCCTCCTCATGGTCTGCGAGCTCCTCGGCGTCCCGGCGGAGGGACGGGACACGTTCGCGGACTTCTCCGCCGCCCTGCGGTCGAGGACCATGTCCCAGCGGCACCGTGAAGCCGCCAGGAATCAGTTCGAGGAGTGGACGGCCCGGCATCTGCTCTTCGCGCGGGGCGCGGAGGCCGGCGGCAGCCTTCTCCACGAGCTCCTCGAACCCGACGCCGTCGGCCGAAGCCCACTGGACGTGCGCGAGGCCGTCGACGTGGCCATCGCCTTACTGGTCGGTGGTGTCGGCAGCCCCAGCACCCTGCTAGCCAGCGGAATCTGCACCCTCCTTCGCCGCCCGGACGTCGTCCGCGCCATCGTCGCCGACGAGGCCCTGATCCCAGCCGCGGTCGAGGAACTCATGCGGCTGGTACCGGTGGGTGTCGGCGGCGGGTTCGTCCGTGTGGCGACCGAGGACCTTACGCTCTCCGGCACCCTCGTCAGACGCGGCGAGGCGGTGGTTCCCGCCATGCCCGCGGCCAACCGTGACCCCAGCGTCTTCCCCGACCCCGACGACTTCAAGCTCGACCGGCCGACCACTCCCCGCCACCTGGGCCTCGGCCACGGGACCCACCACTGCATCGGCGCACACCTGGCCCGGGTCGAACTCCAGACGGCCATCGGCCGTTTGTTCTCACGGCTGCCCGGGCTGCGTCTGGCAGTGCCCGAGGACCAACTGCGCTGGCACCGCGGCCTCGTCGTTCGTGAACTCAAGGAGCTTCCGGTCACATGGTGA
- a CDS encoding LuxR family transcriptional regulator, with product MAVTVGTVRAPGPTRSLDVRTAELDALLRHAADAGAGAARAVLVRGPAGIGRSHLLAVAGERLAAEGMTVRRVTGLPGGTSVVRAVDALLAPPPGPPPGTPLPGPSATPARPDAAAGPPGTHGDWHRFHRRTLDLLASGPTALVLDDAQWCDEASLRCVDFILRRSAGRPLLVVLAQRTGAPGPGTRVLAEILAQDRCALLELGPLDEPGTQRMVTRVFGAPADQPFVRHCTQITGGNPLLLDRLLRALRTVGIPPGADALHQLSSVHRTVLASLIPGFLAAGPRPARQVATALAVLGRADADPLAAFSGLSGRRVESALSWLRHIEAVPPGSPPRMREGIRTAVLASLDGPELQRLRARAARVLSDAGHPAAEVAAQLALLDRIDEPWMFAVLRDALAEAPTRATVSAAGRWLRGPGRRLTAARRGDLHVELARAASRTVVAPAHALWHLRQALELTPAPRERAPVAVKYAMMALGTGRAPEALRLLERVLDDLRATTAAGEEPADREVRVTVESALLATAVNDRTALPAARARAAALPVPDGHSPADRRLLAALSAFAALDGGSAGRAAALARQALRADEPGTAGWGVFCSSAVLALADCAEEALTALDQALSPAEAHPPLWPRRAALAGRSLILHGIGDVPAAARDAWAAVEGVGPSGAPPFARVALASVLLSQGEARQAATVLDELARVAPDLDRSVWERHHYLYTRGRILRELGDLDGALEQWRRCGRSQEEAGIANPVLAPWWLPTATTLGRLGRGAEAAGIVRAAQERARSWGTPRALGLGLVAEASVVEGRGRTELLTEAVELLADSPARLELAKAEYQLGRELLVLGDARGARGHLRRAIGLATRCGYHVLSAIARDALVTAGGRMPQLATVPLDSLTHSERRIATLAERGHSNKKIAETLFITPRTVEMHLTNVYRKLDVRGRADLPRGLAGRPGAPGRADGLPATS from the coding sequence GTGGCGGTCACCGTCGGTACTGTCCGGGCCCCCGGCCCGACCCGGAGCCTGGACGTCCGCACAGCCGAACTCGACGCCCTGCTGCGCCACGCCGCCGACGCCGGGGCGGGCGCCGCGCGCGCCGTCCTCGTCAGGGGGCCGGCCGGGATCGGCAGGAGCCACCTGCTGGCCGTCGCGGGCGAACGACTGGCCGCCGAGGGCATGACCGTACGGCGCGTCACCGGCCTTCCCGGCGGTACCTCCGTGGTCCGCGCGGTCGACGCCCTCCTCGCACCGCCGCCCGGACCGCCGCCCGGGACACCGCTCCCGGGGCCGTCCGCGACACCCGCGCGGCCGGACGCGGCCGCCGGGCCGCCCGGTACGCACGGCGACTGGCACCGGTTCCACCGCCGCACCCTGGACCTCCTCGCCTCCGGCCCCACGGCCCTGGTCCTCGACGACGCCCAGTGGTGCGACGAAGCCTCCCTGCGCTGCGTCGACTTCATCCTGCGCCGGTCCGCCGGCCGGCCCCTGCTCGTCGTCCTCGCCCAGCGCACCGGCGCCCCGGGCCCCGGAACCCGGGTGCTCGCCGAGATCCTCGCCCAGGACCGCTGCGCCCTGCTGGAACTCGGCCCCCTGGACGAACCCGGCACCCAGCGCATGGTCACCCGGGTCTTCGGCGCCCCCGCCGACCAGCCGTTCGTCCGGCACTGCACGCAGATCACCGGCGGCAACCCGCTGCTGCTCGACCGACTGCTCCGCGCCCTGCGCACCGTGGGCATCCCGCCTGGCGCCGACGCCCTGCACCAGCTGAGCTCCGTCCACCGGACCGTACTGGCCTCCCTGATACCCGGGTTCCTCGCCGCCGGGCCCCGCCCCGCCCGGCAGGTGGCCACGGCCCTCGCCGTGCTCGGACGCGCCGACGCCGACCCGCTCGCCGCGTTCAGCGGGCTCAGCGGCCGGCGCGTGGAGTCCGCCCTGAGCTGGCTGCGCCACATCGAGGCCGTACCGCCCGGCTCCCCGCCCCGGATGCGCGAGGGGATCCGTACAGCCGTCCTCGCCTCCCTCGACGGCCCCGAACTGCAACGGCTGCGGGCCCGGGCCGCCCGCGTCCTCAGCGACGCCGGGCACCCCGCGGCCGAAGTCGCCGCGCAGCTCGCCCTGCTGGACCGGATCGACGAACCGTGGATGTTCGCGGTGCTGCGCGACGCCCTCGCCGAAGCCCCGACCCGCGCGACCGTCAGCGCCGCCGGCCGCTGGCTGCGCGGCCCGGGCCGCCGGCTCACCGCCGCCCGGCGCGGCGACCTGCACGTCGAACTGGCCCGCGCCGCCAGCCGCACCGTCGTCGCCCCCGCCCACGCCCTCTGGCACCTTCGCCAGGCCCTCGAGCTGACCCCCGCCCCCCGGGAACGGGCCCCCGTCGCGGTGAAGTACGCCATGATGGCGCTCGGCACCGGAAGGGCCCCCGAAGCGCTCCGATTACTGGAGCGGGTCCTGGACGACCTGCGCGCCACGACGGCCGCGGGCGAGGAGCCCGCCGACCGCGAGGTACGCGTCACCGTCGAATCCGCCCTGCTGGCCACTGCGGTGAACGACCGGACCGCCCTGCCCGCCGCCCGCGCCCGGGCCGCCGCCCTGCCCGTCCCGGACGGACACAGCCCCGCCGACCGCCGGCTGCTGGCCGCGCTCAGCGCCTTCGCCGCACTGGACGGCGGCTCCGCCGGCCGGGCGGCCGCCCTCGCCCGGCAGGCCCTGCGCGCCGACGAACCCGGCACCGCCGGCTGGGGGGTGTTCTGCTCCTCCGCCGTCCTCGCCCTCGCCGACTGCGCCGAGGAAGCGCTGACCGCACTGGACCAGGCGCTGTCCCCGGCCGAGGCCCACCCGCCGCTGTGGCCCCGGCGCGCCGCGCTGGCCGGCCGCTCCCTGATCCTGCACGGCATCGGCGACGTACCGGCCGCCGCACGGGATGCCTGGGCCGCCGTCGAGGGCGTCGGACCGTCCGGGGCCCCGCCGTTCGCGCGCGTCGCGCTGGCCTCCGTACTCCTCTCCCAGGGCGAGGCCCGGCAGGCGGCCACCGTGCTCGACGAGCTCGCACGCGTCGCGCCGGACCTGGACCGCAGCGTCTGGGAACGGCACCACTACCTGTACACCCGGGGCCGGATCCTGCGGGAACTGGGCGATCTGGACGGGGCGCTGGAGCAGTGGCGCCGGTGCGGCCGCAGCCAGGAGGAGGCCGGCATCGCCAACCCGGTGCTGGCACCCTGGTGGCTGCCCACCGCCACCACGCTGGGCCGCCTCGGCCGGGGAGCCGAAGCCGCCGGCATCGTCCGGGCCGCACAGGAACGCGCCCGGAGCTGGGGCACGCCGCGCGCCCTGGGCCTGGGCCTGGTCGCGGAGGCCTCGGTCGTCGAGGGCCGCGGCCGTACGGAGCTGCTCACCGAGGCCGTCGAGCTGCTGGCCGACTCCCCGGCCCGGCTGGAACTCGCCAAGGCCGAATACCAGTTGGGCCGCGAACTGCTCGTCCTGGGGGACGCCCGCGGCGCGCGCGGCCATCTGCGCCGGGCCATCGGCCTCGCCACCCGCTGCGGCTACCACGTCCTCTCCGCCATCGCCCGCGACGCGCTGGTGACCGCGGGGGGCCGGATGCCGCAGCTCGCCACCGTCCCCCTCGACTCCCTCACCCACAGCGAGCGTCGCATCGCGACGCTGGCCGAGCGCGGCCACAGCAACAAGAAGATCGCGGAAACGCTCTTCATCACCCCGCGCACGGTGGAGATGCACTTGACCAACGTCTACCGGAAGCTCGACGTGCGCGGCCGCGCCGACCTGCCGCGCGGCCTCGCGGGCCGCCCCGGAGCGCCCGGACGGGCCGACGGCCTGCCGGCCACGTCCTGA